A region from the Panicum hallii strain FIL2 chromosome 1, PHallii_v3.1, whole genome shotgun sequence genome encodes:
- the LOC112900847 gene encoding LRR receptor-like serine/threonine-protein kinase HSL2, whose product MAMVYRRYCPHALNCFLLLVPLLLSCLLHDELVAAVDVPPSLPLDEAQEAIMMDLSSVVGGGWSSNTNFCTWTGVACSRSGSSSSLVVTNITLSNYGISDPAVFSSLCRLDTLLSLDLSRNNFTNLGDKFSTTSCRMKEGLLSLNLSSNQLSVKLSDFLGLPQLEVLDLSLNLFTDGNLRPDLVGSCPKLRSWNLTGNPDLIDHTGNKNHPHKRRADGVVVVIIFGAAAGALVGLCFLLVFATACFPKRTYRAETESGRMPTGEDDSQITNGRCLMTMNCLRASAIMSMEEKPQDEWRITAFQALNFDAADLRRGLTELNLVGSGGSGHVYRVTYSNRHDSSTGVVAVKVIRSDGSSPDERLELEFESEASILCNVRHSNIVRLLCCLSGSECKLLVYDYMDNGSLDRWLHGDYVLRTAHPAATARPVLRRVPLDWPTRLIAAVGAAQGLCHMHHGCSPPIIHRDVKTSNILLDSEFRAKVADFGLARMLEKAGEPNTMSWVVGSFGYMAPEYAYTRKVNEKVDVFGFGVVLLELTTGKKANDGGEHGSLAEWAGYHYRSGSILDATDICIRYAGYTDEIETVFRLGVRCTGSSPLSRPTMKDVLHILLRCSEQTLRKSRLECSMEYEAAPHSCCHSD is encoded by the exons ATGGCCATGGTGTACAGGAGGTACTGTCCCCATGCCCTCAACTGCTTCTTGCTGCTAGTACCACTCCTCTTGTCCTGCTTGTTACACGATGAGTTGGTGGCTGCCGTGGATGTGCCGCCTTCTCTACCACTTGACGAGGCGCAGGAGGCCATCatgatggatctctcaagcgtTGTGGGTGGCGGGTGGAGCTCCAACACAAATTTCTGCACCTGGACTGGAGTTGCCTGCTCGCGCTCTGGGTCTAGTTCTTCCTTGGTGGTGACCAACATCACCCTCTCCAACTACGGGATATCCGACCCAGCCGTCTTCTCCTCCTTATGCCGTCTTGACACCTTGTTGTCCCTTGATCTCTCAAGAAATAACTTCACCAATTTGGGGGACAAATTCTCCACCACTTCTTGCCGCATGAAGGAAGGATTGCTGTCACTTAATCTGAGTAGCAACCAGTTATCTGTCAAGCTCAGTGATTTTTTAGGTCTCCCACAGTTGGAGGTTCTTGATTTGTCCTTAAATCTTTTTACTGATGGAAATTTAAGACCAGACTTGGTGGGTTCTTGTCCCAAATTGAGGAGCTGGAATCTCACTGGGAATCCTGATCTAATAGATCATACAGGAAATAAGAATCACCCTCATAAGAGAAGGGCAGATGGTGTCGTTGTAGTCATCATCTTtggtgccgccgccggtgctctTGTTGGATTATGCTTCCTTCTTGTTTTTGCTACGGCCTGTTTTCCAAAGAGAACATATCGTGCAGAAACAGAAAGTGGAAGGATGCCAACTGGGGAGGATGATTCCCAAATCACTAATGGTCGATGCCTCATGACAATGAACTGCCTCCGCGCCTCTGCAATCATGTCCATGGAAGAGAAGCCGCAGGATGAGTGGCGAATCACAGCTTTCCAAGCTCTGAACTTTGATGCTGCGGACCTGCGGCGGGGGCTAACTGAATTGAACCTCGTCGGCAGCGGCGGCTCAGGGCACGTTTACCGCGTCACCTACAGCAACCGGCACGACAGCAGCACAGGGGTGGTGGCCGTGAAGGTGATACGGAGCGATGGATCGTCGCCGGACGAGAGGCTGGAGCTCGAGTTCGAGTCCGAAGCTAGCATCCTGTGCAACGTCCGGCACAGCAACATCGTCAGGCTGCTGTGCTGCCTCTCCGGCTCGGAGTGCAAGCTCCTCGTCTACGACTACATGGACAACGGCAGCCTGGACAGGTGGCTCCACGGCGACTACGTCCTCCGCACGGCGCacccggcggcgacggcgcggcccGTGCTGCGGCGCGTGCCGCTGGACTGGCCGACGAGGCTCATCGCGGCCGTCGGGGCCGCGCAGGGGCTGTGCCACATGCACCACGGCTGCTCGCCGCCCATCATCCACCGGGACGTCAAGACCAGCAACATCCTGCTGGACTCGGAGTTCCGGGCCAAGGTCGCCGACTTCGGGCTGGCCAGGATGCTGGAGAAGGCAGGGGAGCCCAACACCATGTCCTGGGTAGTCGGCTCATTCGGCTACATGGCTCCGG AGTATGCTTACACGAGGAAGGTGAATGAGAAGGTGGATGTCTTTGGCTTCGGTGTCGTGCTGTTGGAGCTCACGACCGGCAAGAAGGCCAACGATGGTGGCGAGCACGGTTCCCTGGCAGAATGGGCAGGGTACCACTACCGATCGGGGAGCATCCTTGATGCTACAGACATCTGCATCAGATACGCAGGGTACACTGATGAGATCGAGACCGTGTTCAGGCTAGGCGTGAGATGCACGGGCAGCTCGCCGCTGTCACGGCCTACCATGAAAGACGTGCTGCACATTCTGCTCAGATGCAGCGAGCAGACGCTCCGGAAAAGCAGACTGGAGTGTAGCATGGAGTACGAGGCAGCTCCACATTCTTGCTGCCATAGCGACTAG